One window of Carassius auratus strain Wakin chromosome 17, ASM336829v1, whole genome shotgun sequence genomic DNA carries:
- the eif2s1a gene encoding eukaryotic translation initiation factor 2 subunit 1 — protein sequence MPVLGCRFYQHRFPEVEDVVMVNVRSIAEMGAYVSLLEYNNIEGMILLSELSRRRIRSINKLIRIGRNECVVVIRVDKEKGYIDLSKRRVSPEEAVKCEDKFTKSKTVYSILRHVAEVLEYTKDEQLESLYQRTAWVFDEKYKRPGYGAYDIFKQVVSDPSILDDLDLTEEERTVLIDNINRRLTPQAVKIRADIEVACYGYEGIDAVKEALRAGLKCSTECMPIKINLIAPPRYVMTTTTLERTEGLSVLNQAMAVIKEKIEEKRGVFNIQMEPKVVTDTDETELARQLERLERENAEVDGDDDAEEMEAKTDD from the exons ATGCCAGTACTCGGCTGTAGATTCTACCAGCACAGGTTTCCCGAGGTGGAGGATGTGGTGATGGTCAATGTCAGGTCGATAGCAGAGATGGGCGCCTATGTGAGTCTGCTGGAGTACAACAACATCGAGGGCATGATCCTGCTCAGCGAGCTCTCCAGACGACGAATCCGATCCATCAACAAACTCATCCGGATCGGCCGCAACGAGTGTGTGGTGGTCATCCGTGTGGATAAAGAGAAAG GCTACATCGATTTATCCAAAAGAAGAGTGTCACCTGAAGAGGCCGTTAAATGTGAAGACAAGTTCACAAAATCTAAAACG gTTTACAGCATTTTGAGGCATGTGGCAGAAGTCTTAGAGTACACCAAAGATGAGCAGCTAGAGAGTCTGTACCAGCGAACCGCCTGGGTGTTCGATGAGAAGTACAAGCGGCCTGGATACGGTGCTTATGACATCTTTAAGCAGGTTGTGTC AGACCCGTCTATTTTAGATGATCTGGATTTGACGGAGGAGGAAAGGACCGTTCTGATCGATAACATCAACAGACGACTCACTCCCCAGGCTGTTAAAATCAGAGCCGACATTGAGGTGGCCTGCTATGGCTATGAGGGCATCGATGCAGTGAAAGAAGCTTTGAGGGCTGGACTGAAGTGTTCAACAGAGTGTATGCCAATCAAG ATCAACCTGATTGCCCCTCCGCGCTATGTTATGACCACAACCACGCTGGAGCGCACAGAGGGGCTTTCTGTGCTCAATCAGGCCATGGCTGTCATTAAAGAGAAGATTGAAGAGAAGAGAGGCGTCTTCAACATTCAGATGGAG CCAAAAGTGGTAACGGACACAGATGAGACAGAACTGGCTCGGCAGTTAGAGCGGCTGGAGAGAGAGAATGCTGAGGTGGATGGAGACGATGATGCGGAGGAGATGGAGGCCAAGACTGATGACTAG